The following proteins are co-located in the Vanessa atalanta chromosome 11, ilVanAtal1.2, whole genome shotgun sequence genome:
- the LOC125067412 gene encoding collagen alpha-1(V) chain-like, whose product MELKRWVFVILCFIIPKTIYTEPVKHRKIDAPVVSISGYMGKEIKTELNGCNLKIGITGLKSCSADDSLCGKSKGGLGVPGKEGKAGATGPPGPIGPLGPPGPSGPSGSPGPIGSTGAKGDIGPPGSPGLPGKTGPIGLSGVKGDIGPPGSTGSQGPKGDLGPMGPVGIPGIKGETGPQGPIGFIGPPGPKGLPGLAGIQGVPGFNGSNGEMGMKGSKGEPGLPGKDCVTEGLPPPESAPTYLGSFSKPAVSCAELKEDGIFYLNPSDPFEVNCKVTEKETCLKIQELEYDLDEIAITFTNDSFWLSEMGFDLTKFYNLQVSQLSYLQASSTGVTQTIRYHCVNTTVISDTDNALQVLLWNDNLVGPYSTKRTPMYYDIPKDTDTCMTGDSWEFTDIVLESKLNTRLPVVDFFIQDIRPLDQKVYVELKKLCFKYNTPST is encoded by the exons ATGGAGTTGAAACGATGGGTGTTTGtgattttgtgttttataattcctaaaacaatttatactg AACCTGTAAAACATAGGAAAATTGATGCACCCGTAGTTTCG ATAAGTGGATATATGGGTAAAGAAATCAAAACAGAGCTAA ATGGATGTAATCTGAAAAtt GGCATAACTGGTCTGAAAAGTTGTAGTGCTG ACGATTCGTTGTGTGGCAAATCGAAGGGCGGACTTGGTGTACCTGGAAAAGAAGGAAAGGCAGGAGCAACAGGGCCACCTGGGCCAATAGGGCCCTTAGGTCCTCCGGGACCATCAGGTCCTTCAGGTTCGCCTGGGCCAATAGGATCCACGGGAGCTAAAGGAGATATAGGACCACCAGGATCACCAGGTCTTCCAGGGAAAACGGGACCAATAGGATTATCGGGAGTTAAGGGAGATATTGGACCACCTGGATCAACTGGGTCTCAAGGCCCTAAAGGAGATTTAGGACCGATGGGGCCTGTTGGAATACCTGGAATAAAAGGAGAGACTGGACCACAAGGTCCTATAGGATTTATAGGACCACCGGGACCAAAAGGTTTACCAGGATTAGCAGGGATTCaa GGTGTGCCTGGTTTCAATGGAAGTAATGGCGAAATGGGAATGAAG GGTTCAAAAGGTGAACCAGGGCTTCCGGGAAAAGATTGTGTCACTGAAG gGTTACCTCCTCCAGAAAGCGCTCCGACATATTTGGGAAGTTTTTCGAAACCAGCTGTATCATGCGCAGAGCTGAAAGAAGATG gtatattttacCTAAATCCTTCTGATCCATTCGAAGTCAATTGCAAAGTAACGGAGAAGGAAACCTGTCTTAAAATACAGGAATTGGAATATGATCTCGACGAGATTGCTATTACGTTCACTAACGATTCATTTTGGTTAAGTGAAATGGGATTCGATTTGACGAAATTTTACAAC CTACAAGTATCTCAGCTGTCCTACCTTCAAGCGTCATCTACGGGCGTCACACAGACAATAAGATATCATTGTGTCAATACGACAGTGATTAGCGACACGGATAATGCATTGCAAGTGCTACTTTGGAATGATAATTTAGTGGGACCATATTCCACTAAAAGAACGCCAATGTATTACGATATTCCCAAAGATACGGATACATGCatg ACTGGTGATTCATGGGAGTTCACGGATATAGTATTGGAATCGAAACTTAATACACGTCTTCCAGTGGTAGATTTCTTCATACAAGATATAAGACCCTTGGATCAAAAAGTTTATGTGGAACTGAAAAAATTGTGCTTTAAATATAACACACCATCTACTTAA